From a region of the Phragmites australis chromosome 21, lpPhrAust1.1, whole genome shotgun sequence genome:
- the LOC133903549 gene encoding late embryogenesis abundant protein D-34-like — protein MSQEEKPRRPELDGGGSAVRYGDVFAVGGELAGQPIAPQDAAMMQAAENAVLGCAHMGQAASVMQSAARRNEHLGVVAHDETTDAAAEQGVAVSEARVPGGRVITEFVANQPVGHYIAADKNVVVGAAAAVGEGGGGGGVVDGTKITIGEALEATAFSAGDQPVEPSDAAAIAAAEMRATGLDEAPPGGLSAQARAAADANALAERDADKTTLRDVLADATVRLGADKEVEPEDAARVVGAEVGSAPDATARPGGAAASIAAAARLNCGRQ, from the exons ATGAGCCAGGAGGAGAAGCCGAGGAGGCCGGAGCtggacggcggcggcagcgcggtCCGCTACGGCGACGTGTTCGCGGTTGGAGGGGAGCTAGCCGGACAACCTATCGCGCCTCAGGACGCGGCCATGATGCAGGCAGCGGAGAACGCCGTGCTCGGGTGCGCGCACATGGGCCAGGCGGCCTCCGTTATGCAGTCCGCAGCCAGGCGCAATGAGCACCTCGGCGTCGTGGCCCACGACGAGAccaccgacgccgccgccgagcaAGGTGTCGCCGTCTCCGAGGCGCGCGTGCCCGGCGGCCGCGTCATCACAGAGTTCGTCGCAAACCAG CCTGTGGGGCACTACATTGCAGCGGATAAAAACGTCGTGGTCGGCGCGGCAGCAGCAGTGGGAGAaggtggcggaggcggaggagtgGTGGACGGGACGAAGATAACCATCGGCGAGGCGCTGGAGGCGACCGCGTTCTCGGCGGGCGACCAGCCGGTGGAGCCGAGCGACGCGGCGGCGATCGCAGCGGCCGAGATGCGCGCGACCGGGCTGGATGAAGCGCCGCCGGGCGGCCTCTCTGCGCAGGCGCGCGCGGCCGCGGACGCCAACGCCCTGGCGGAGCGCGACGCGGACAAGACGACACTCCGCGACGTCCTCGCG GACGCGACAGTGAGGCTGGGCGCGGACAAGGAGGTGGAGCCGGAGGACGCGGCGCGGGTGGTGGGCGCGGAGGTGGGCAGCGCTCCCGACGCGACGGCGCGGCCTGGCGGAGCGGCCGCGTCCATCGCCGCCGCAGCGCGGCTCAACTGCGGTCGGCAGTAG